The Nodosilinea sp. FACHB-141 genome has a segment encoding these proteins:
- a CDS encoding adenylate/guanylate cyclase domain-containing protein, translating into MAELDSIERSLRDLAPADLYAALWVDPSAQTLVKVFDHLRTLQHILIDYLPRDVAHQPPLSPQIRHCWHRGTLLFTDLAGFTPLFAASAAAGQAGAETLLTLINDYFARMVELVSKAGGNLLEFTGDAILVQFRHETYQSGGDNAEIMQAVYAGLRMQRAMENFSAIETAQGPLSLRMRLGIHPGQFVAADIGTPLRRAHVLLGQPVLVAKQTEGAGVVGRVCLSQAGYDCLQPAAHHLSLEPNPGPSWLVVDDLNAKTLGEYDLTLSRRRTASSMLFDRSVPGLIGEIQASLATVEPLASYLPRPVLQLLVNTAAARRIPPAFPTAAVAFVNLMGLPEAVDTAYPNDTDGIVTCFSHAFALINGAVERRRGILQKVTYHSVGSELLIHFGVLAPDPEAPLRAAETLLAIRTLVSQLWQPMRLGQPLPISCRMGLTYGPVFAAEIGEPRGRREFNVLGDTVNTAARLMSQASQNQILLDAATHHVLEFDSDYRCRFLGELPLKGKATPQAIYSLEG; encoded by the coding sequence GTGGCAGAACTGGATAGCATTGAGCGCAGCCTGCGAGACCTAGCCCCTGCTGACCTATACGCGGCCCTATGGGTTGACCCTTCTGCGCAAACCCTGGTCAAGGTGTTTGACCATCTGCGCACCCTACAGCATATTTTGATCGACTACCTGCCTCGCGACGTAGCCCATCAGCCACCCCTTAGTCCTCAGATACGCCATTGCTGGCATCGCGGCACCTTATTATTTACTGATTTAGCTGGGTTTACCCCGCTATTTGCGGCCAGTGCGGCGGCAGGACAAGCTGGGGCCGAGACTCTGCTCACCTTAATCAACGACTACTTTGCCCGGATGGTAGAGCTGGTTAGCAAAGCTGGCGGCAACCTGCTGGAGTTTACCGGAGATGCCATACTGGTGCAGTTTCGCCACGAGACCTATCAGTCTGGCGGCGACAACGCTGAGATAATGCAGGCCGTCTATGCCGGTCTGCGAATGCAGCGAGCCATGGAGAATTTTTCTGCCATTGAAACCGCTCAGGGCCCTCTATCGTTGCGCATGCGGCTAGGCATTCATCCGGGGCAGTTTGTAGCGGCAGATATTGGTACCCCTTTGCGCCGAGCCCACGTGCTGTTGGGACAGCCGGTGCTGGTGGCCAAGCAGACCGAAGGGGCCGGGGTAGTGGGCCGAGTATGCCTTAGCCAGGCTGGGTATGACTGCCTTCAACCTGCGGCCCACCACCTGAGTCTAGAACCTAACCCTGGGCCTAGCTGGCTGGTGGTCGACGACCTGAATGCTAAAACCCTGGGAGAGTACGACCTCACTCTAAGCCGCCGCCGCACAGCCAGCTCAATGTTGTTTGACCGCAGCGTGCCCGGCCTAATCGGTGAAATTCAGGCTAGCCTCGCCACCGTTGAGCCCTTGGCTAGCTATTTGCCTCGCCCAGTGCTCCAGTTGCTTGTCAATACCGCTGCCGCTCGCCGTATTCCCCCGGCTTTTCCTACGGCGGCAGTAGCCTTTGTTAATTTAATGGGTCTGCCAGAGGCAGTAGATACCGCTTATCCCAACGATACTGACGGCATTGTCACCTGCTTCTCCCATGCCTTTGCCCTCATCAACGGCGCAGTAGAACGGCGGCGCGGCATTTTGCAAAAGGTGACCTACCACTCAGTAGGCTCAGAGCTGCTAATTCATTTTGGCGTGCTCGCCCCCGATCCTGAGGCTCCCCTGCGGGCCGCCGAAACCCTGCTGGCAATTCGTACGTTGGTGAGCCAGTTGTGGCAGCCCATGCGGCTGGGCCAGCCCTTACCCATTAGCTGCCGCATGGGGTTGACCTACGGCCCAGTGTTTGCGGCAGAGATTGGTGAGCCCCGAGGCCGACGCGAGTTTAATGTGCTGGGGGATACGGTCAACACCGCCGCCCGGCTGATGAGTCAGGCCAGCCAAAATCAAATCTTGCTCGATGCCGCTACCCATCACGTGCTTGAGTTCGATTCCGATTATCGCTGTAGGTTTTTAGGGGAACTACCGCTCAAGGGCAAAGCCACTCCTCAAGCGATTTATAGCCTCGAAGGTTGA
- a CDS encoding DUF4346 domain-containing protein, with protein sequence MTLPSSIQPIDKAQRQALDDQLSKRYIELDPAGYFLIYLDVELGLICAKHFANIINDKGLACDPATGKPLPVRGTIERVPTCTYSGRTAKELCIAIFEDPERPCPISYLDHAAYLGREFMRAEAALSAGEPYIQD encoded by the coding sequence ATGACTCTACCTTCTAGCATCCAGCCCATCGACAAAGCCCAGCGCCAGGCCCTCGATGACCAGCTCTCGAAGCGCTACATTGAGCTGGACCCAGCGGGCTATTTTTTAATCTATTTAGACGTAGAGCTGGGGCTGATTTGCGCTAAGCACTTTGCCAATATCATTAACGACAAAGGGTTGGCCTGTGATCCCGCTACCGGCAAACCCCTACCCGTGCGTGGCACTATAGAGCGTGTGCCCACCTGCACTTATAGCGGTCGCACAGCCAAAGAACTCTGTATCGCTATTTTTGAAGATCCAGAGCGTCCCTGCCCTATCAGCTATCTCGATCATGCGGCCTACTTAGGGCGCGAATTTATGCGGGCCGAAGCTGCTCTCAGCGCTGGCGAACCCTACATTCAAGATTGA
- a CDS encoding YidH family protein: MSLSDPEPNPATELAKERNRAAEERTLMAWIRTALALIGFGFGIERIVAAIHQTLGDGVNPLRLTRILGLSFVALGTLALLGAALDHNHQLQRIQRNDLVYRSRRSPALVVAYILAGLGAIAFVGILISPLVP; this comes from the coding sequence ATGAGCCTATCTGACCCAGAGCCTAACCCAGCAACAGAATTGGCCAAAGAGCGCAATCGCGCCGCTGAAGAGCGCACCTTGATGGCCTGGATTCGCACGGCCCTGGCCTTGATTGGCTTTGGCTTTGGGATTGAACGCATTGTGGCAGCCATTCACCAAACCTTAGGAGACGGGGTGAACCCCCTGCGGTTGACTCGAATTTTAGGCCTATCCTTTGTGGCCTTAGGTACCTTGGCGCTGTTAGGTGCCGCCCTCGATCACAACCATCAGCTCCAGCGCATTCAGCGCAACGATCTGGTCTACCGATCGCGGCGGTCTCCGGCCCTGGTGGTGGCCTACATTTTGGCTGGGCTAGGGGCGATCGCCTTTGTAGGCATTTTAATTAGTCCCTTAGTGCCTTAA
- a CDS encoding DUF202 domain-containing protein has product MSDAPPSPLMNITNELARERNRAAAERTLNAWSRICLGLIGFGVAYEQVTRSLRRHAASAAIIANPNPTLVGLGFVGMGLLLLGLALVQHRLTLNALEQQGNVLLSIKTLNHWAVVAIVLAGIAGLGVTLVLP; this is encoded by the coding sequence ATGAGTGATGCCCCTCCATCTCCTTTGATGAACATCACCAACGAGCTAGCTCGGGAACGCAACCGCGCTGCTGCCGAACGTACCCTAAACGCCTGGAGTAGAATTTGCCTGGGCTTGATTGGGTTTGGCGTGGCCTATGAACAAGTTACGCGCAGCCTGCGGCGGCACGCTGCATCAGCAGCCATCATAGCGAACCCAAATCCGACCCTGGTGGGTCTGGGGTTCGTGGGCATGGGTTTATTGCTGCTGGGGCTGGCGCTGGTGCAGCACCGACTAACTCTCAACGCCCTTGAGCAGCAGGGCAATGTGCTGCTGTCGATCAAAACGCTGAATCATTGGGCGGTGGTTGCCATTGTGCTAGCAGGAATAGCCGGGTTAGGGGTAACGCTGGTGCTGCCGTAG
- a CDS encoding DUF202 domain-containing protein yields MSSLYPLQAQDELARDRNRLAADRSLLSFVRNSLTLIGLGLGLEQILVALGAHYGDRGIDGWAYGLSLVYGGLGVLSLGFAIADYQAERAHLRSPHYRYRPRWSVAEATGLAIFATGAVALGWLGFNLLG; encoded by the coding sequence ATGTCGAGCCTTTATCCACTGCAAGCCCAGGATGAGCTGGCCCGCGATCGCAACCGCCTCGCCGCCGATCGCTCCCTCCTATCCTTTGTGCGCAACAGCCTCACGCTAATTGGTCTGGGCCTGGGTCTTGAGCAAATCTTGGTGGCGCTTGGTGCCCACTACGGTGACCGTGGCATTGATGGATGGGCCTATGGGCTGAGCCTGGTGTATGGCGGTCTGGGGGTGCTGAGCCTGGGGTTTGCGATCGCCGACTATCAAGCTGAAAGGGCGCACCTGCGATCGCCCCACTATCGATACCGGCCCCGCTGGTCTGTGGCGGAAGCTACGGGACTAGCAATTTTTGCGACCGGTGCCGTGGCTTTGGGCTGGTTAGGGTTTAACCTGCTGGGGTAA